A portion of the Pseudomonas synxantha BG33R genome contains these proteins:
- a CDS encoding carbon-nitrogen hydrolase family protein: MNIELLQLAGRDGDTAYNLGRTLEAIANCNADTDLLVFPETHLMGFVGGEQLAKVAEPLDGTTLQAVQQAVRQRNVSVVIGLVERDGGVYYNTSVLITPEGIALRYRKTHLWPSERADITPGDRFVTTLLNGVRVGLLICYDIELPETARALAQLGAELIIVTNGNMDPYGQVHRTAIMARAQENQLFSVMVNRAGQGDDGLVFAGGSAVVDPFGRLLYEAGREETRHAISLDLAQIKAARRDYHYLNDRRLLLQGETVEHPNGRRELLIR; encoded by the coding sequence ATGAACATCGAACTCTTGCAGTTAGCCGGCCGCGACGGTGATACCGCTTATAACCTGGGACGCACCTTGGAGGCCATCGCCAACTGCAACGCGGATACCGACCTGCTGGTATTTCCGGAAACCCATTTGATGGGCTTCGTCGGTGGCGAACAGTTGGCCAAGGTCGCCGAGCCCCTGGACGGCACGACGCTGCAAGCCGTGCAACAGGCGGTGCGCCAACGCAATGTGTCGGTTGTGATTGGCTTGGTCGAACGGGATGGGGGCGTCTATTACAACACCTCGGTATTGATCACACCCGAGGGTATCGCCCTGCGCTATCGCAAAACCCATTTGTGGCCCTCCGAGCGCGCTGACATTACACCGGGTGATCGCTTTGTCACCACGCTATTGAACGGCGTGCGTGTCGGCCTGCTGATCTGCTACGACATCGAGCTGCCGGAAACGGCGCGGGCACTGGCGCAGTTGGGGGCCGAGTTAATCATCGTTACCAACGGCAACATGGACCCCTACGGCCAGGTTCATCGCACCGCGATCATGGCCAGGGCCCAGGAAAATCAGCTGTTCAGCGTGATGGTCAATCGCGCAGGGCAGGGCGATGACGGCTTGGTGTTTGCTGGCGGAAGCGCCGTGGTCGACCCGTTTGGTCGCCTGCTGTACGAAGCCGGGCGCGAAGAAACCCGTCATGCGATCAGTCTGGACCTTGCTCAAATCAAGGCGGCCCGCAGGGATTATCACTACCTCAATGATCGTCGGCTGCTGCTGCAAGGCGAGACTGTCGAGCATCCCAATGGCCGCCGTGAACTGCTGATTCGCTGA